In Dromiciops gliroides isolate mDroGli1 chromosome 5, mDroGli1.pri, whole genome shotgun sequence, the following are encoded in one genomic region:
- the HDHD5 gene encoding haloacid dehalogenase-like hydrolase domain-containing 5 isoform X2: MPVVFVTNAGNCAPHVKAQELSHFLGLQVDPEQVILSSSPLKFFSKFHKKRMLVSGQGPVVDHARNLGFHNVVTIDELRQAFPILDMVDLERRPKAMPPLTTDFPPIEGVLLLGEPVRWETSLQLIIDVLLSNGNPGTGLAVAPYPHLPVLTSNMDLLWMAEAKMPRFGHGTFLLCLESVYRKITGKELKYEVLVGKPTITTYQYAESLIRKQAERRGWGAPIHRLYAIGDNPVTDVYGANLYNCYLKKNGKGEVQECYEVIEEKQGPPMAERCLSVLVRSGVYDPSLRQTETTFHGHRDFIFDPSLLEASYVVADVHEAVQLVFCKEGWDQV, from the exons ATGCCAGTTGTCTTTGTCACTAATGCCGGAAATTGTGCACCACATGTGAAAGCTCAGGAACTGTCTCACTTCCTGGGTCTACAG GTTGATCCAGAACAAGTAATACTTTCCAGTAGCCCCTTGAAGTTCTTCTCGAAGTTCCATAAAAAACGAATGCTGGTATCGGGGCAGGGGCCTGTGGTGGACCATGCCCGGAA CTTGGGTTTCCACAACGTGGTTACCATTGATGAGTTGAGACAAGCATTTCCTATACTTGATATGGTTGATCTTGAACGACGGCCAAAGGCTATG CCTCCCTTGACAACTGACTTCCCCCCTATAGAAG GGGTACTCCTCCTTGGAGAGCCAGTCCGCTGGGAGACAAGTCTCCAACTTATCATAGATGTCCTTCTCAGCAATGGGAACCCTGGTACAGGACTGGCAGTAGCTCCCTACCCTCATCTTCCTGTCCTGACCAGCAATATGGATCTCCTTTGGATGGCCGAAGCCAAGATGCCCAG GTTTGGCCACGGCACCTTTCTTCTCTGTCTGGAGAGTGTCTATCGAAAGATAACAGGCAAGGAATTGAAATATGAAGTCCTGGTGGGCAAACCCACCATCACTACCTACCAATATGCAGAGTCTCTGATCAGGAAGCAGGCAGAGAGACGGGGCTGGGGTGCCCCCATCCACAGACTCTACGCTATTGG TGACAATCCAGTGACTGATGTATATGGTGCCAATCTGTACAACTGCTACCTGAAGAAGAATGGGAAGGGTGAAGTACAGGAATGCTATGAAGTGATCGAGGAAAAGCAGGGACCACCAATGGCAGAGAGATGCTTGTCCGTCCTAGTACGTAGTGGAGTATATGATCCTTccctgagacaaacagagaccaCATTCCATGGGCACCGGGACTTCATCTTTGACCCCAGCCTGTTAGAAGCCTCATATGTGGTGGCTGATGTACATGAGGCAGTACAGCTGGTTTTCTGCAAGGAGGGCTGGGACCAAGTATAG